The following proteins are co-located in the Silene latifolia isolate original U9 population chromosome 1, ASM4854445v1, whole genome shotgun sequence genome:
- the LOC141639808 gene encoding alpha-galactosidase 1-like, with protein MNEGYAEHARPGGWNDPDMLEVGNGGMSKNEYIVHFSLWAISKAPLLIGCDVRNLTKENTEIIGNKEVIQVNQDPPGVQAKKLRRMVSER; from the exons ATGAATGAGGGTTACGCTGAGCATGCTAGACCCGGTGGCTGGAATG ATCCGGACATGCTTGAAGTGGGAAATGGAGGGATGTCGAAAAACGAATACATTGTTCATTTTAGTCTATGGGCAATTTCCAAG GCCCCTCTTCTGATTGGGTGTGATGTGAGAAATCTGACAAAAGAAAACACGGAGATCATTGGCAATAAAGAAGTGATTCAAGTTAACCAAG ATCCTCCGGGAGTTCAAGCAAAAAAGTTAAGAAGGATGGTGTCCGAGAGGTAA